The sequence below is a genomic window from Uranotaenia lowii strain MFRU-FL chromosome 2, ASM2978415v1, whole genome shotgun sequence.
TCTTGAGTCCTGCTAAAGCTGAACGCCATAACGGGGAAACGCCGGCTGCGGCCGCCATGAATGGTAGCCTAACCGGAAGTCTCTGTCCCGTTTGTGGAATATCGTTTGACCACATGAAAACTGCCGAGATGGAGTTCCACATTGAAAAACACTTTAGCAAAAGTCCAATGGCAGCTGCTGCGGTTGAGCAACCGGATATCGAAAAACAGGCCCAGAAGCTTCGCGAACAGCGAGAATTCGAAATGCTTCGAGCCCAGTACGGCATGGACGATCAGGGGAACTTTCGGGAGCAGTCTGCCGCAGCGATGCAGAGGGCTGTGTATGCGGGAGAAATGAGCGTTGCCGATTACTACGAACGACAGGTTGGGCTGCGGGCAGCCGAATCGCATGGCGTGGACGACGGATCCTCGTGTACCAAATCAGTTTCTCCGAGAGTGCTATCTCTGTCTTCTTCATCGCCGAATGTCCTGAAAACCTACGTGTGCTCCAACGTGGATCATTACGCGTCGAGTTACGGCGATAAAGGATGGGGTTGTGGCTATCGGAATCTTCAGATGATGCTGTCATCTCTCTTGCAGGTAGATGTTTTCCTTTAGAAATTTTCCATTGGAAGttatttgaggtttttttttcagaacacaaCCTTTAACGAAGCTCTATACTCGGCATGGGGCTCCCATGGTCCTTCGCGCACAGCAATGCCCAGCATCTCTCGGTTACAGCGAATGGTGGAGGCAGCCTGGGCCCAAGGTTTCGACATCCAAGGGTCGGAACAGTTGGGCTGTAAACTGTACAATACTCGCAAATGGATCGGGGCAACGGAGATCGTAACCGTACTGTCTTGGTTGAGGATTCGCTGTGAGCTGGTAGATTTCCACCGACCGACATCACCGGACGGTCGGCATCCCGAGCTGTTCAACTGGGTTCTCAGATACTTCGAGGAGCCGCGGATACACACTCCGCCACTGTATCTACAGCATCAAGGTTTCTATCGAATCTGCGCAAGTTtcgaaacaaaattaataaatcttTCTTCACTTACCAGGTCATTCGCGTACCATCATCGGAATCGAGCAACGAACTTCCGGACTGTCGTTGCTGGTGCTGGACCCAAGTCACGGACCCCGACAGGTTGCAGCCCTAGGCTCCTCACAGGATTCTCTTCGACTAATACGGAAAAATTCGGCGGCTATGCGAGCCCCTCAATATCAGGTTGTTGCGGTGAAAGGACTCATCGATACCGAGGAACAATATCAGGTAAGTTGGAGGGAGTAACTCTTTTTTGATTTCGAAAGGTTTGTTTTATAATTTGAGGTTCTTTGAATTTAAACTGTTTGACCaatttattttggtttaaattgTAAACCTGACTTATTTCCGCAGTTTTTTCGTTGTTAAGTGTATAAAACAGAGATAAAACGTTACacgatttttctataaaaaaaggTTGCATCCGCCTGCATCCGGACAACTATAGAACCAATATTAaaacttcttttatttttttcataaattttcaattatttcttacTTTTCTTCCATATTTTAGTAACCCTACAAAGCAAACTCAAAATTATTCTATAAAATCGCaataattttaacttgaaaaagtcaaaactgGCTTTAAAAACGCCAACCGGTCATATGGaaacctttttaaattatttataaaatctaCTAACcgtatcgattttttaaaagctaTTTGCTTGAAGAAAAggtttgttggaaaaaaaaggAAGCCATTGTGGCCTGTATGGTTCtataaaataggtaaaaaaaaattttgttgaaaaagaaTGATTACCTACTAAGcgaattttgaagctttttacgTTAAAAATTGCATCTcagatttaagttattttttcgtttttaggCGTGCAAAGTTTTACGATCCCACAGAATACCACCAGATCGTTGACCTGCTGTAGTGACTTTCATCGGTGTAATCGTTCGTGTTGTTGCTATCTAGTTTTAAGACATTGGTTACCTATTGATTTTATATAGTCTAGACAAAATTTAgctaattcaaaataataaaatacaaGCTCGAGAGGAAATAATCGGAACTAACTTAACAAAGAGCTAGTGAGAGAAACTACTTCTAAGTGAAAGTAGCTTTTGGAGCTCCTATAACTAACTATACCCAACTAATCAAACGACACACTGAAGTAAATTGTTCACATCTACACCTAAGTACTACACTACACTCAACACCTAAATTCAATTACGACTTATTCTAAAATGAACCTCTAAAACTAAAAGGAAACACGGAACCTGCAATCAACCAAATTAATACGTACTGTTACAAATGGTTAAACCTGAAGATATCCTTTCTTAGTTCAACAAATTTCAATCACTTATGAACAGAACTAACGATATTAGTTCAAATATAAAGAACACAAACGACCATTTACGAATTTCAAATGAGGTGTCAGTTCATTGGTGATTAAAGgctgaattttatttattgctaCAACTATTTTATTCCCAAACCGTTGTAAagttctcaaaataaaaaataggtaACAGTTAGCTGGATATGTGTGAACATGCTTGCCTTTGAAAATCTACTAACAGTTCTGGAAGAACATAGTGCAAAGTACCTTATCGCGTGGATGTCAAACATTGGATTGTGTTATTGATGCATCTTTAACATCTTTATAAAAAAGCTAGTTTATAGAAGGATTCCAAATTTCAGGGTTGatcaattatttgtttttttaaggaaaCAGCACAAATAAATTTGACACATGAGGCCCTCTGAACCAAAGGAGTAtcagtgcaaaaatgatcgtttTATGAGTTagtaatgccaaacgattcccCATATTTGAAACTCTATTTGgtgagtttttcaaatttttagaattttattcaaatacttttatgttcgaaaaaaaaaataaaattacgaaAGATATATggaaatggccaaacacaacaatttaaaagcttcgtttttttTGCACTCTCACTACTTTTGCTTCGAGGGCCTCATATATAACTTGCTGTGGAAAACTGAAGGCGCTATTTTTAAGCCAAAAGGTAAACGAGTAGTTTCTTGCAGCTCCTCCTAGTTTCGCCGATTCAACAATACACAACACTTCAAGAAGAAACAGCTTGGCACACATTTTTGATCTTCTTTGTTGAAGGTGTTATTATGTATGGTgaatgttggtaatccaccatgggtgcacggatttacCGCAGTTTTACCAAAGTATGAACGCCTCTGCTTTCTTCGTATTAACAGTTCAGCGTATCTCTAATGcagaattttccatacaaatgttttttcgaaaaaaaaattatgcactTGTACTCCTTTGGCTTCGAGGGCTTCATGTATAACTATTGCTGTGGAAAACTGAAGGCGCTATTTTTAAGCCAAAAGGTAAACGAGTAAATTCTTAGAGCTCCTCCTCGTTTCGCTGATTCAACAATACACAACACTTCAAGGAAAAACAGCTCGGCATACATATTTGATATTCTATGTTGAAGGTGTTATGTATGTTgaatgttggtaatccaccatgggtgcacggatttacCGCAGTTTCACCAAAATATGATCACCTCTGCTTTCTTCGTATTAACAGTTCGGCGTATCTCTAATGcagaattttccatacaaatgttttctcgaaaaaaattttatgctcTTGTACTCTTTTGGCTTCGAGGGCCTCATATGTAACTGTTGCTGTGGCAAACTGAAGGTGCTATGTTTACGCCAAAAGGTTAACGAGTAGATTCTTGCAGCTCCTCCTAGTTTCGTCGATTCAACAATACACAACACTTCAAGAAGAAACAGCTCGGCACACATTTTTGATCTTCTTTGTTGAAGGTGTTATGTATGTTTTATcttgataatccaccatgggttcACGGATTTACCGCAGTTTCACCAAAGTATGAACATCTCTGCTTTCTTCGTATATTTAAACAGTTCTGCGTATCTGTAATGcagaattttccatacaaatgttttcccgaaaaaaatatatacttgTACTCCTATGGCTCCAAAGTCCTCATTTGATTGCTGTGGAAAACCGAAGGCGCTATTTTTAGGCCAAACGGTAAACGAGTAGATTCTTAGAAGTTCCTCCTAGTTTCGCAGATTCAACAACTTCAAGGAGTCTTGGAACACATATTTGATCTTCTCTGTTGAAGGTgttatgtatgttgtatgttggtaattcatcatgggtgcacggatttacCGCAGTTTCACCAAAATATGAACACCTCTGCTTTCTTCGTATTAACAATTTGGCGTATCTCTAAAGCAGAATTTCctatacccggcaccatggcttcgcaTTATCTGTTGTGGCTGTGTGTACTTCTTGTCAATGTTGGTATttattttggacgaatgtttcaaGCACTTCCGCAAtcactcaaaaatttataaaaatttacaattttataatttttcatcggGTATTTCgacatccgtgtatatacctgcaAAGTTGACAAGTGATCGATTATTCTTCATGATacagttaaatgaaaaattgaattttcaaaaaccctaGGCATCTTACCTTGCTGTCGCGACTCTACTTACCTTACCTTATACCctaacttgtttttttcttcggcctccttttttttctaaactcaaaACAAAAGTAGCCTAATTTTATGAGTGATTGGACCTATAGAACCTATTTTCCAATATGCTACCTTGATACTTTTTCTCTCCCCACTTTTCATCCAAAcctgtttaaaattttaccacACTTCCTCTCCGGGGACAGACTTTATTTCCAGTTCTCTTCACTAGGACGCTTTCTGCAAGCTATCTCTAAAGCAATTAGGTGCCCTTTTGATCTTCTAAGTTGAAAGGgttatataaaatatttttgaacttcaaGTGCACATTGACTCTATAGAATTAACGTGCAAAATTGACTTTCGGTTTGAAGCAAGCAGTTTTTCATGGGgtctattttttttagttgagttccaataagtttgaaaatctACAACTGCTAATTTTAGAAGCGAGCTGATGTGTTCTTTACCTAAAATGTTTGCCACGGTGGCCTTTTTTCATTCACTCTAGTTTCAATCAGCTTATAATTCAATGAACGTTATCGAATAACTCTGACCTTTGGAATCAACTTAACAGAGGCTGCAACGTGTTAACTAAACTAGCTTTAGAAATATAATTTCACAAGTGCTGTTGCTTACATC
It includes:
- the LOC129749722 gene encoding zinc finger-containing ubiquitin peptidase 1-like yields the protein MSHNGAAGSAEGQQGGSSAARETNGIYPMQEHSCEICGMSGLSDDAMREHTRQCHVEGSVQCPFCGLSGVPAAELLLHVNQAHLDYLTPENELMSFIDDRTPSVDGDSDSISDCRGLSPSITSELLTPVSNANGKLPQSVVTNGISQMATSITMTNSMVSHMNGSSNGSSSSSTVTSNNKTCSLMSTSATSTSSSKSTSIGSHQNGFGGTSSMSTSSSSSSNNQLPGAISKAPWNNYYQQPEVTITCTTNNKSCDMNGSKDVMMNGGGAGCTGGVSASASGSTTGNGTTAGAGGQGSPLRTQLGLKLKSHKPVVTTTTKPSPLQCLLCPYTTENPTVLEEHINRSHFDPLSPSINNGASGNSHVDTLSALQCPICARAFESGSDLELHVNIEHRDILSPAKAERHNGETPAAAAMNGSLTGSLCPVCGISFDHMKTAEMEFHIEKHFSKSPMAAAAVEQPDIEKQAQKLREQREFEMLRAQYGMDDQGNFREQSAAAMQRAVYAGEMSVADYYERQVGLRAAESHGVDDGSSCTKSVSPRVLSLSSSSPNVLKTYVCSNVDHYASSYGDKGWGCGYRNLQMMLSSLLQNTTFNEALYSAWGSHGPSRTAMPSISRLQRMVEAAWAQGFDIQGSEQLGCKLYNTRKWIGATEIVTVLSWLRIRCELVDFHRPTSPDGRHPELFNWVLRYFEEPRIHTPPLYLQHQGHSRTIIGIEQRTSGLSLLVLDPSHGPRQVAALGSSQDSLRLIRKNSAAMRAPQYQVVAVKGLIDTEEQYQACKVLRSHRIPPDR